A genomic segment from Manduca sexta isolate Smith_Timp_Sample1 chromosome 13, JHU_Msex_v1.0, whole genome shotgun sequence encodes:
- the LOC115446443 gene encoding dynein regulatory complex protein 11, which produces MANKTYNDLLCETSELIGEATQADEALFETGTAERSMLQPLLLELRVRYAVLLARLDAVYDQILQPQKRLIVKRLLEACLGRLMEIKHDLVELHLTDFTFDDDEALKKLQVTPHEAEPCIPQYFIREREAEIHYRREFINNTLRKLGHEPPKPQVLVLTEQQAVLVIQSHERARQGRLRGQFMKEIRLLKEKGRDQKGEMTPAAATAIQKVWRGFIARRATRRRKRDEQLLIGMELPPYMESVEIKRAEEVKEYRRNLQLQRDEEYKEALVSIEQQLRTQHGVRINEQIGDELRRWIKEYYERTGKFPELPSEEAGGSRTMYSRQGTNVDSELSKSSPVSSRDSKRSKDSKDKKSSKTEENKNKEEVDDLQTYKCRNSAFLQDMVNANEEFEDIWKFKPDADDTHERYHKDMIEREKMVKIEQEIRNVVDEMMRSELELLQAAFDRDRAHKGKKAKKPQKKVRRGGKKSKKKKEKDLTPDRTTESLFEELVTNGIIKPYPIVKIDDFIGEKCYVGGEWRNQGKEAAPCLGDIRQLVKEYCILPLGSEHVRAQAPLVRSVLITGPSGSGKKLLIHAICSEVGGTLFDLTPANIVGKYPGKTGLIMLIHLVMKVSRLLQPSVIWMDEAEKPFVKKIPKTDKTDPKRLKKDLIKIIKGICPEDRVLFVGTSRSPWDAEQKLLFQCYQKVIQIPRADYGSISLLWRMKLHRAGAMSPRLEISCLSRVSDSYTIGTLLEALDAVLTTKRRLQLRVRALTAQEIAVQLSSKEPVYAEQDALAEAWWYKTPLERRRQKALQRLQELQMEADERAAAK; this is translated from the exons atggcaaacaaaacCTACAATGATCTGTTGTGTGAAACATCTGAGTTGATAGGCGAAGCCACTCAAGCGGATGAAGCGCTTTTCGAAACCGGCACCGCAGAACGATCGATGCTGCAGCCGCTGCTTTTAGAATTACGTGTGAGATACGCAGTGTTACTCGCGAGATTAGACGCGGTGTATGATCAGATATTGCAGCCACAGAAGCGCTTAATTGTGAAGAGATTACTGGAGGCTTGTCTGGGGAGACTGATGGAAATCAAACACGATTTGGTGGAACTGCATTTGACGGATTTCACTTTTGATGATGACGAG GctctaaaaaaattacaagtaaCACCACACGAAGCAGAGCCCTGTATACCGCAATACTTCATAAGAGAGAGAGAAGCTGAGATACATTATAGACGGGAGTTCATCAATAACACCCTGAGGAAGTTGGGACATGAGCCTCCGAAGCCCCAAGTTTTGGTCCTCACTGAACAGCAGGCAgtgctcgtcattcaaagccatgAGAGAGCTAGACAAGGGAGGTTGAG AGGTCAATTTATGAAAGAAATTCGTCTACTAAAAGAGAAAGGGAGGGACCAGAAAGGCGAAATGACGCCAGCGGCAGCCACAGCGATACAAAAAGTATGGAGAGGGTTCATCGCTAGAAGAGCTACAAGGCGGAGGAAGAGAGATGAACAATTGCTTATTGGAATGGAGCTTCCTCCATATATGGAGTCTGTTGAAATAAAAAGGGCCGAggaa GTGAAGGAGTACAGGCGAAATCTTCAATTGCAACGTGATGAGGAATACAAGGAAGCGTTGGTTTCCATAGAACAGCAGCTCAGAACTCAACACGGAGTAAGGATTAACGAGCAAATCGGCGACGAACTCAGGAGGTGGATAAAGGAATACTACGAAAGGACTGGCAAGTTCCCGGAATTACCGTCTGAGGAGGCTGGAGGGAGCAGAACTATGTATAGTAGGCAAG gaaCTAACGTTGATAGTGAATTGAGTAAATCGTCGCCCGTATCGTCTAGAGATTCGAAAAGAAGCAAAGACAGTAAAGACAAAAAAAGCAGTAAAACAGAAGAAAACAAGAACAAAGAAGAAGTAGACGACTTACAGACTTATAAGTGTCGTAATTCTGCATTTTTGCAGGACATGGTCAATGCTAATGAAGA ATTTGAGGATATCTGGAAATTCAAACCTGACGCTGATGATACCCATGAAAGATATCACAAAGATATGATCGAGAGGGAAAAGATGGTTAAAATAGAACAAGAAATAAGAAACGTAGTTGATGAAATGATGAGGAGTGAGTTAGAACTATTGCAAGCAGCGTTTGACAGAGATCGTGCTCATAAAGGGAAGAAAGCAAAGAAGCCCCAGAAAAAA GTTCGTCGTGGCGGTAAAAAAAGTAAGAAGAAGAAGGAAAAAGACTTAACACCAGACCGAACCACTGAATCACTATTTGAAGAACTAGTCACTAATGGAATTATCAAACCTTACCCAATTGTGAAGATCGATGATTTTATCGGCGAGAAGTGCTATGTAGGAGGAGAATGGAGGAACCAAGGGAAGGAAGCTGCTCCTTGCTTGGGTGATATCCGTCAGCTGGTTAAAGAGTACTGCATTTTGCCTCTAGGTTCGGAACACGTTAGGGCCCAAGCGCCTTTGGTGCGATCTGTTCTTATAACAG GTCCCTCTGGTAGTGGCAAGAAACTTTTGATTCACGCAATCTGTAGCGAGGTTGGTGGTACGCTCTTTGACCTCACACCAGCTAATATCGTAGGCAAATATCCAGGAAAAACTGGACTGATCATGTTGATACATCTGGTTATGAAAGTATCAAGGCTACTACAACCATCTGTTATCTGGATGGACGAAGCAGAGAAACCGTTTGTAAAGAAGATTCCAAAGACAGACAAAACTGATCCTAAGAGGTtgaaaaaagatttaattaaaattataaaag gtaTTTGTCCCGAAGACCGGGTTCTCTTCGTAGGCACGTCAAGAAGTCCATGGGATGCTGAACAGAAACTGCTCTTTCAATGCTACCAGAAAGTGATTCAAATACCGCGAGCTGATTACGGCAGCATTTCATTGTTATGGAGGATGAAACTCCACAGAGCTGGTGCAATGTCTCCAAGGCTTGAAATATCTTGCTTGTCAAGAGTATCTGACTCTTATACAATTG GTACGTTACTAGAAGCGCTGGATGCTGTGTTGACCACTAAAAGGAGGTTGCAGCTGCGAGTGAGAGCGTTGACAGCGCAAGAAATAGCAGTACAGCTTAGTTCGAAAGAGCCTGTTTATGCTGAGCAG GATGCTCTAGCAGAAGCATGGTGGTATAAAACACCATTAGAAAGAAGACGACAGAAGGCGTTGCAGCGCCTCCAAGAACTGCAGATGGAAGCAGATGAAAGAGCTGCAGCTAAATGA